Genomic DNA from Microcoleus sp. AS-A8:
ACATTTAATCAAACAAGCCCAACCGGGAGATGTGGTGGTTTATCACTATTCCGGACATGGTTCGCGCATTTTTGACCCTAACCCGATTGTGGTTGAGCCAGGGAAAGAAGGACTGAATGGGACATTTGTGCCGGTGGATAGTAAGTTACCTGAGGGATATCCGGAGGTGGGAGGAACTGTGAAAGACATTATGGGACATACCTTATTTTTGCTAATGTCTGCCCTGAAAACTGAAAATGTCACGGCTGTTTTAGATAGTTGTTTTTCTGGCGGGGCGACTAGAGAAGTACGGGTACGTTCTCGTGATGGTGGCAAGAAAGTGTTAGTTTCTCTTGAGGAAAAAACATACCAAGAACAGTGGTTATCTCGGTTAAACATATCGTCAGAAGATTTTGTGAGAGGCTACCGTGCCGGGGTTGCCAAAGGTGTTGTGTTAGCGGCGACGGCACCGAACCAAGTGGCACGGGAAGTGAATGTTAATGGGTTTCAGGCAGGAATATTTAGTTATTTACTGACTCATTATCTGTGGCAGGAAGATAGCAACATTGAGCGGGTCTTCCAGAAGATTCTCCCAGAAATTCCTAAAGACTTTAAGCAATTGCCGCGTTATGAGGTGAAGGTGGGGAGTGGGTATCAGCAGCAACCGCCATTTTTTATTAATTCTCCTCAGTCGCCAGCACAGGCGGTGGTGACGGGAGTGAGAGGTGATACTGCCCAGTTGTGGTTAGGGGGAGTTGATTTAAGGAAGGTGGAGGCGGGAACGGTATTTACTGCGATGAAGGGGATAGGGCAGGTGAAAGTGGTTTCTCGTGATGGGATGGTGGCACAGGGAAAGATTGAGAAAGCGGTAACCCAAGGGATGCCGTTGCGTCTGATGGGGTAAATGGGTATGACTTTTTGCTTTGAGCAATTCATATAGAGAAGAATTCAGGCAATCCCCTCTACCAACCGCTCTCAAAAAACAGTTATGTTTCCAGATAACTGCCGAAAAGTTCATCGCTGTTTTGCACTTCTGATGGGTGTGGTATTTGCTACTGCTACCAGCACCCCCATCAACGCCCAACCCAGCACTCCCACAACGTCCCAGTCACCGACAACAGAAAACCCTGCCGCATCAGGAACGAAGCAACCCGTACAGGCATTTGGCGGGCAACTCGCGGTATTTCTGGGGCACGAGGGTTCGGTTGACAGTGCTTCATTTAGTCCGGATGGTCGGCAAATCCTGACTGCCAGCGATGATAAAACCGCCCGCCTGTGGGATACATCGGGTAATCTCCTGGCTGTCTTGCGGGGGCATGACAGTTGGGTCAGAAGAGCTTTATTTAGCCCGGATGGTCGGCAAATCCTGACTGCCAGCGATGATAAAACCGCCCGCCTGTGGGATAGCCAAGGTAATCTCCTGGCTGTGTTAGAGGGGGATGAGAGTGAGTTCATCAGTGCAGTATTTAGCTCCAATGGTCAGCAAATCCTGACTACCAGTTTGCTTAACACCGCTCGGTTATGGGATACATCGGGTAATCTCCTGGCTGTGTTGCGGGGGCATGAAGATGCGGTCAGAAGTGCTTCATTTAGCCCGGATGGTCGGCAAATCCTGACTGCCAGTAATGATAAAACCGCCCGCCTGTGGGATACATCGGGTAATCTCTTGGCTGTGTTGCGGGGGCATGAAGATGCGGTCAGAAGTGCTTCATTTAGCCCGGATGGTCAGCAAATTCTGACTGCCAGTTTCAATGGTATCGCCCGCCTGTGGGATAGCAAAGGTAATCTTCTGGCTGTGTTGCGGGGGCATGAGGATGCGGTCAGAAGTGCTTCATTTAGCCCCGATGGTCAGCAGATCCTGACTTTTGAGGATAAAAACGCCCGCCTGTGGGATAGCAAAGGTAATCTCCTGGCTGTGTTGCGGGGACATAAGAGTGAGTTCAGAAGCGCTTTATTTAGCCCGGATGGTCGGCAAATCTTAACTGCTGGGA
This window encodes:
- a CDS encoding WD40 repeat domain-containing protein, which gives rise to MFPDNCRKVHRCFALLMGVVFATATSTPINAQPSTPTTSQSPTTENPAASGTKQPVQAFGGQLAVFLGHEGSVDSASFSPDGRQILTASDDKTARLWDTSGNLLAVLRGHDSWVRRALFSPDGRQILTASDDKTARLWDSQGNLLAVLEGDESEFISAVFSSNGQQILTTSLLNTARLWDTSGNLLAVLRGHEDAVRSASFSPDGRQILTASNDKTARLWDTSGNLLAVLRGHEDAVRSASFSPDGQQILTASFNGIARLWDSKGNLLAVLRGHEDAVRSASFSPDGQQILTFEDKNARLWDSKGNLLAVLRGHKSEFRSALFSPDGRQILTAGNSTARLWDEWHLVKRDRQPSSLPFRAIVLLPCALQFNQAFAIC
- a CDS encoding caspase family protein — translated: MTRTTRRYFLQFTGSALAAIGFNQLSFLQSAQRYGQVLAQGTPRKLALLVGINNYIEQPLEGCLNDVDLQRNLLIHRFGFNPKDILVLPDAQATRQGILTAFEEHLIKQAQPGDVVVYHYSGHGSRIFDPNPIVVEPGKEGLNGTFVPVDSKLPEGYPEVGGTVKDIMGHTLFLLMSALKTENVTAVLDSCFSGGATREVRVRSRDGGKKVLVSLEEKTYQEQWLSRLNISSEDFVRGYRAGVAKGVVLAATAPNQVAREVNVNGFQAGIFSYLLTHYLWQEDSNIERVFQKILPEIPKDFKQLPRYEVKVGSGYQQQPPFFINSPQSPAQAVVTGVRGDTAQLWLGGVDLRKVEAGTVFTAMKGIGQVKVVSRDGMVAQGKIEKAVTQGMPLRLMG